The following are encoded together in the Juglans microcarpa x Juglans regia isolate MS1-56 chromosome 2D, Jm3101_v1.0, whole genome shotgun sequence genome:
- the LOC121250126 gene encoding uncharacterized protein LOC121250126: MVVPLGPGKFYGSSLPRPRIYTDVKYSDERVDPPVPVLDPFMSWANEAHWSMGGLSFKRLRLQGRIEGNVTKLRAEREKAMTNQDRKKFDSPNVSVPPVPKKAVTVSRSESPPPAPIATKRRRYMTLVDDDEEEEINVVKRRLVKKLGDDFDRVAMENTRIKVSPVKESGQDPVSGIVGMRTRSRGVEEGREQEHQSNSKGKGKKNSKGSSSSAGVSGVRTSPRLAKEKGGF; the protein is encoded by the coding sequence ATGGTAGTGCCCTTGGGTCCCGGAAAGTTTTATGGCTCCAGTCTCCCTCGCCCGCGAATATATACAGACGTCAAATACAGCGACGAGCGGGTCGATCCGCCCGTCCCGGTGCTTGATCCTTTTATGTCGTGGGCCAATGAGGCTCACTGGTCCATGGGCGGGCTCAGTTTCAAGCGCCTACGCCTCCAGGGCCGCATCGAAGGCAACGTGACCAAGCTCCGCGCCGAACGCGAAAAGGCCATGACGAACCAAGACCGTAAGAAATTCGATTCTCCAAATGTATCGGTTCCACCTGTGCCGAAGAAAGCAGTTACTGTTTCGCGTTCGGAATCCCCTCCGCCGGCTCCGATCGCGACGAAGAGGCGGAGATATATGACTCTGGTTGATGATGACGAGGAAGAGGAGATTAATGTGGTTAAGAGGAGGCTGGTTAAGAAGCTTGGGGATGATTTTGATAGGGTAGCAATGGAGAACACGAGGATCAAAGTGAGCCCAGTGAAGGAATCGGGTCAAGACCCGGTTTCGGGTATCGTGGGCATGAGGACACGGAGCAGGGGAGTGGAGGAAGGGCGTGAACAAGAACATCAATCGAATTCCAAGGGCAAGGGGAAGAAGAATTCGAAAGGTAGTTCTAGTTCTGCAGGAGTGAGTGGGGTTAGAACCTCTCCAAGACTGGCAAAGGAGAAGGGGGGGTTCTAG
- the LOC121250125 gene encoding mannan endo-1,4-beta-mannosidase 2-like, which translates to MVAGNGPFYPILGFALFVAFLYMSFGDLIFNYHKEPEIGFVERNGTQFMLDGRAFYINGWNSYWLMDHAVEEYSRPRIRAMLQAGAKMGLTVCRTWAFNDGAYNALQISPGQFDERVFRALDHVIAEARQHGIRLLLSLVNNLQAYGGKTQYVKWAWEEGIGLSASNDSFFFDPSIRNYFKDYIKTVLTRRNSITGIEYRNDHTIFAWELINEPRCMSDTSGDTLQDWLEEMSEFVKSIDKNHLLTVGLEGFYGPKSPKSLTTNPEAWASRLGSDFIRNTNISYIDFASVHIYPDHWFHEQELEDKLKYVSKWMLSHIEDGEKELKKPVMFTEFGLSNLNKDFLPSQRDRFHKTVLDTIYKSAKKNGSGAGALVWQLFVGGMEEYHDDFAIVPWGRPSTYRLLTKQSCRLAGIQGVSQLEGYLKELCSKKV; encoded by the exons ATGGTAGCAGGAAATGGTCCTTTTTACCCAATTCTTGGTTTTGCATTATTTGTGGCTTTCCTTTACATGTCTTTTGgggatttgattttcaattatcaTAAAGAGCCAGAGATTGGTTTCGTGGAGAGGAATGGGACTCAGTTCATGTTGGACGGAAGAGCCTTCTACATTAATGGGTGGAACTCTTACTGGTTAATGGACCATGCGGTGGAAGAATATAGCAGACCAAGGATCAGGGCAATGTTGCAAGCCGGTGCAAAGATGGGTCTCACCGTGTGCAGAACTTGGGCATTCAATGATGGGGCTTACAATGCCCTCCAGATTTCTCCTGGTCAGTTCGATGAGCGAGTTTTCCGG GCACTGGATCATGTCATTGCAGAAGCTAGACAACATGGAATCAGGTTGCTTCTTAGCTTAGTAAATAACTTGCAAGCATATGGTGGGAAAACTCAGTATGTAAAATGGGCATGGGAAGAAGGCATAGGTTTAAGCGCCTCCAATGATTCCTTCTTTTTTGATCCAAGCATCCGCAACTATTTCAAGGATTACATCAAG ACTGTCCTGACAAGGAGGAACTCCATTACTGGAATTGAATACCGAAATGATCACACCATCTTTGCCTGGGAATTGATAAATGAACCCCGTTGCATGTCTGATACTTCAGGCGATACTCTCCAA GATTGGCTAGAAGAAATGTCTGAGTTCGTGAAATCAATTGACAAGAACCATTTACTGACTGTTGGCCTGGAAGGATTTTATGGTCCTAAAAGCCCCAAAAGCTTGACCACAAACCCAGAAGCTTGGGCGTCCAGGCTTGGGTCTGATTTTATTCGCAACACCAACATCTCTTACATTGATTTTGCCTCTGTTCACATCTACCCTGACCATTG GTTTCATGAGCAAGAATTAGAAGACAAACTCAAATATGTCTCCAAGTGGATGCTTTCACACATTGAGGATGGAGAAAAAGAACTGAAGAAACCAGTCATGTTCACTGAATTTGGACTGTCAAACCTGAATAAGGACTTCCTACCATCTCAACGAGATAGGTTTCACAAAACTGTTCTTGATACCATCTATAAATCTGCAAAGAAAAATGGGTCAGGGGCAGGTGCTTTGGTCTGGCAGCTCTTTGTTGGGGGAATGGAAGAATATCATGATGATTTTGCTATTGTTCCATGGGGAAGGCCGTCAACATATAGGCTGCTAACCAAACAATCATGCAGGTTGGCTGGAATCCAGGGAGTGAGTCAACTAGAGGGATATTTAAAAGAGTTGTGTTCAAAGAAAGTGTAG